A stretch of Lathyrus oleraceus cultivar Zhongwan6 chromosome 6, CAAS_Psat_ZW6_1.0, whole genome shotgun sequence DNA encodes these proteins:
- the LOC127092306 gene encoding probable serine/threonine-protein kinase WNK9 produces the protein MNGITHLEQGDSEFVELDPTGRYGRYNEILGKGASKTVYRAFDEYQGIEVAWNQVKLYDFLQSPEDLERLYCEIHLLKTLKHKNIMKFYTSWVDTANRNINFVTEMFTSGTLRQYRLRHKRVNIRAVKHWCIQILRGLLYLHSHDPPVIHRDLKCDNIFVNGNQGEVKIGDLGLAAILRKSHAAHCVGTPEFMAPEVYEESYNELVDIYSFGMCLLEMVTFEYPYSECTHPAQIYKKVISGKKPDALYKVKDPEVRQFIDKCLATVSLRLSAKELLDDSFLRIDDYEYDLRPVDSGEFDDFIPLIRDPLFDFRRSYSNFSNEYSNGFGYEGDSYSHPAENEHCGIELFEHHDDEPSEHVDISIKGKQKDDGSIFLRLRISDKEGHVRNIYFPFDIEMDTAISVATEMVAELDITDQDVTSIAEMIDGEIASLVPEWQSGPGIVETPRFANQGFCRNCVSNHTSSGSLMDYLSHNQGNLQLPEYCKHGCASMHGRFEEITFPSEECDNHVRENLNVSNRSDSLQYQGVWNQHESRELSPVESDQSHSDEQNEQLDKSISAEDQGQIVSENKFPPNATISPRYSSGTHDFSNIRSLYCALNNDYEKEIQKELRWLKARYQMELRELKDQQLGITDNKSYRNGEHKTDYSVIKGGINGIQPKPVRKSSPDSDAERTENCEAMESPGEGIVTAKSFYTGSLLPHSLHRTVSLPVDAFDI, from the exons ATGAATGGAATCACTCACCTTGAACAAGGTGACTCTGAGTTTGTTGAACTTGATCCAACTGGTAGATATGGCAGA TACAATGAAATCCTCGGCAAAGGAGCTTCAAAGACAGT ATATAGAGCGTTTGATGAGTATCAAGGGATTGAAGTTGCTTGGAATCAGGTCAAGCTTTATGATTTCCTTCAAAGTCCTGAAGATCTTGAGAGGCTTTACTGTGAGATTCATCTCTTGAAAACACTGAAACACAAAAACATTATGAAATTTTACACCTCTTGGGTCGATACTGCTAATAGGAATATCAACTTTGTCACTGAAATGTTCACCTCTGGTACACTTAGACA GTATCGGTTAAGGCACAAGAGAGTTAACATAAGAGCGGTGAAGCATTGGTGCATACAGATCCTGAGAGGACTTCTGTATCTACATAGCCATGACCCGCCAGTGATCCATCGAGATCTCAAATGTGATAACATTTTTGTGAATGGAAATCAAGGGGAAGTCAAAATCGGGGATCTTGGCCTTGCAGCAATTCTTCGAAAATCGCATGCTGCACATTGTGTAG GAACACCCGAGTTCATGGCACCTGAAGTGTACGAAGAGTCGTATAATGAACTAGTTGACATATATTCCTTTGGAATGTGCTTATTAGAGATGGTCACATTTGAATATCCCTACAGCGAATGTACTCATCCGGCTCAAATATACAAGAAAGTTATTTCA GGTAAAAAGCCAGATGCTTTGTATAAAGTTAAGGATCCAGAAGTGCGACAATTTATTGATAAATGCTTGGCCACAGTGTCTTTAAGGCTTTCTGCAAAAGAGCTTCTAGACGACTCTTTTCTTCGAATAGATGATTATGAATATGATTTGAGACCTGTAGATAGTGGAGAATTCGACGACTTCATTCCCCTCATCAGAGATCCGCTTTTTGATTTTCGTCGGAGCTATAGTAACTTCAGTAATGAATACTCCAATGGTTTTGGATATGAAGGAGACTCGTATTCTCATCCAGCTGAGAATGAACATTGTGGAATAGAACTTTTCGAGCACCATGATGATGAACCCTCCGAACATGTTGACATAAGTATCAAGGGCAAGCAGAAAGACGACGGTAGCATATTTTTAAGACTAAGAATTTCAGATAAAGAAG GCCACGTTCGGAAtatttatttcccatttgacaTAGAGATGGACACAGCAATAAGCGTGGCGACTGAGATGGTTGCAGAACTTGACATAACCGATCAGGATGTTACCAGCATTGCCGAGATGATAGACGGAGAAATTGCTTCTTTGGTACCTGAATGGCAATCAGGACCAGGAATCGTCGAAACTCCCCGTTTTGCAAATCAAGGCTTCTGCCGCAATTGTGTGTCGAATCATACTTCAAGTGGCTCCCTCATGGATTACCTTTCGCATAATCAGGGTAACTTGCAACTTCCCGAATATTGTAAGCACGGATGTGCCTCAATGCACGGCCGGTTCGAGGAGATTACTTTCCCATCCGAGGAGTGTGACAATCATGTTAGAGAGAATCTGAACGTATCAAACCGATCGGACAGTTTACAATATCAAGGGGTATGGAATCAGCATGAAAGCCGTGAACTGAGTCCGGTGGAATCTGATCAAAGTCATTCCGACGAACAAAACGAACAATTAGATAAATCAATATCAGCTGAAGATCAAGGACAGATTGTTTCGGAAAATAAGTTTCCCCCGAATGCAACAATTTCCCCAAGATATTCATCAGGAACTCATGATTTCTCCAATATCCGCTCGTTATATTGCGCTCTCAACAATGATTACGAGAAAGAGATCCAAAAGGAACTAAGATGGCTCAAAGCAAGATACCAAATGGAGTTACGAGAACTTAAGGATCAACAACTCGGGATAACAGATAATAAATCCTATCGTAACGGAGAGCACAAGACAGATTACTCCGTTATAAAAGGAGGAATCAATGGAATTCAGCCGAAACCTGTTCGTAAAAGCAGCCCCGATTCGGACGCTGAAAGGACCGAAAATTGTGAGGCGATGGAGTCCCCCGGAGAAGGTATAGTTACTGCAAAGAGTTTTTATACCGGCTCGTTGCTTCCGCATTCTCTGCACAGGACAGTTTCCCTCCCTGTTGATGCATTTGATATATAA
- the LOC127096902 gene encoding uncharacterized protein LOC127096902, with the protein MRRPGLKDDVAYSFFDPDISVLKDMIALITPDHVGLFRAVYGGILKMVFRLMDRDRSAIHTLLQFYDPELRCFVFPDYVLGPMLEDYADILNIQIRDQVPFRVTKEEPDIGGISRAFYLSPEEVKSNLKEKGKLPGFHLSFLEAKAKEQSELGNWEAVCALVAASIYGIILFPNQKNFVDINAIRLFIRRNPIPTLIGDVYYSVHNRNEKRRGGLIRCCAQLLVKWFMGYLPSKGAFVLLGQNVTWATKLMGLRAKDIDWTHSSGVGQDFICSCRGFPNVPLIGVQGRINYNPTLLKRQMGFAMELPPYKSEIQESVYFPVEGNQDRVKQVSDAWRSIQRKGKASWGRANNRSFPPFDDWLRKRVELTCLPFPMVDPWYPLVEETPSTVSMDEFLEMKRERDQLLAEKTELEMSVARVQRANQELKAKMEDQDKRHALETKRFEMDTAYYGKISQALASSNREHDITKEKLFRASKVIEDEKRRQILIRDQRDERARVLAAEWEAEKAKIRAERDHNMAERDHYFRQMKIHQKEVGRLQQENIELRFAAEFARMEGEIRPSVGPSSS; encoded by the coding sequence ATGAGAAGACCCGGCTTGAAGGATGATGTtgcttacagtttctttgacccgGATATCAGTGtgttgaaggatatgatagcGTTGATcactcctgaccatgtggggttgtttcgtgcggtgtatgggggtattctgaagatggttttcaggctcatggacagagacaggagcgccatccatactctaCTTCAGTTTTACGATCCCGAGCtgagatgtttcgtcttcccCGATTACGTGCTAGGGCCGATGTTGGAAGATTATGCTGATATTTTGAATATCCAGATCAGGGATCAAGTTCCTTTCCGtgttactaaggaagaacctgatattggtgggatttcCCGTGCTTTCTATCTGAGTCCAGAGGAAGTGAAGAGTAATCTGAAGGAGAAGGGTAAGctgcctggttttcatctgagtttcctagaggctaaggCTAAAGAGCAGTCAGAATTGGGGAATTGGGAAGCTGTCTGTGCTCTGGTTGCGgcgagcatttatgggatcatttTGTTTCCcaaccagaagaactttgtggatatcAATGCCATCCGCCTGTTTATTCGAAGGAATCCTATCCCTACattgattggagatgtctattattcggttcataaccggaatgagaagaggcgtgggggttTGATTCGATGCTGCGCGCAGTTATTGGtcaagtggtttatgggttacttaccatccaagggtgcttttgttcttctggGCCAGAATGTTACTTGGGCGACCAAACTGATGGGCTTGAGGGCTAAGGACATAgattggactcacagtagtggaGTTGGACAGGACTTTATCTGCAGTTGCAGGGGTTTTCCTAATGTGCCGCTTATAGGGGTTCAGGGTCgcatcaattacaacccgacacttcttaagaggcaaatgggattcgctatggagcttccaccgtacaagagtgagattcaggaatctgtgtacttcccggttgagggtaaccAGGATAGGGTAAAGCAGGTATCCGATGCATGGCGCAgcattcagaggaagggcaaggcTTCCTGGGGTAGAGCTAAcaacagatcttttcctccgttcgatgattggctcagaaagagagtggagcttacttgtctaccatttcctatgGTCGATCCGTGGTATCCGTTGGTTGAGGAGACTCCTTCTACTGTTAGTATGGATGAGTTCTTAGAGATGAAGCGGGAACGAGATCAGCTACTTGCAGAGAagacggaattggagatgagtgttgctcgggttcagagaGCTAATCAGGAGCTCAAAGCgaagatggaagatcaggataagcgGCATGCTTTGGAGACCAAGCGatttgagatggatacagcctattatgggaagatcagccaagctttagcatcgtccaaccgggagcatgacatcacaaaggagaagctgttcagagcatcaaaggtgattgaagatgagaagaggaggcaaatcctaatcagggatcagagagatgagagagccagagtcctcgctgcagagtgggaagcggaaAAGGCAAAGATCAGGGCCGAGAGAGATCATAACATGgcagagagagaccactacttcaggcagatgaagattcatcagaaggaagttggaagactacagcaggagaacatagagctcaggttcgccgcagagttcgcaagGATGGAAGGCGAGATAaggccatctgtgggaccctcatctaGCTAG